One Vicia villosa cultivar HV-30 ecotype Madison, WI unplaced genomic scaffold, Vvil1.0 ctg.000418F_1_1, whole genome shotgun sequence DNA segment encodes these proteins:
- the LOC131627992 gene encoding proton pump-interactor 1-like → MAVEIAGFEMVQGPIENGVEGGKSVAHEQENGKLEQDLGAGEAIKFGSHGDESAKGEANDVADSNTPKNAAEEWPAPKQIHSFYFVRCRPYDDPSIKTKIDLLDKEISKKNQARFQITEALKAKRSERSELISQIKILRGDSKQFQTIFDEKMKEIEPLQQALGKMRNNRSGICSSEEELNDVIYSLQYRIQHESIPLTEEKQILREIKQLEGTREKVIANAAIRTKLQDTIGQKDVIQDQVKLIGGDLDGVKKERQAIRSKILKIDDELKTIDTAIQTLQEELAGVTQKREQTFESIQKLRKQRDEGNSYFYQSRTLLTKARDLAAKKDVNALDELSQTEVEKFMSLWNGGKTFRDDYEKRILSSLDMRQLSRDGRMRNPDEKPLLEEPKPAVTEPLPRAIAKQPKEEPKPSPVETLAAQKETKTKGRDLKTKSDNDDYEFENPHKDTPAAKEPEIDPAKAKEIKREEEIAKAKLAAERKKKLAEKAAAKAALKAQKEAEKKLKDREKKAKKKSGAVTIPQEEQEAAEVEATEPEKVNDVVEAAAPVKEKVTKESSLRSRSRAKGPESIPKAILKRKKSNNYLIWIAVAALLVVLLLVLGYTYVL, encoded by the exons ATGGCGGTTGAGATTGCGGGATTTGAGATGGTTCAAGGACCGATTGAGAACGGCGTTGAAGGAGGCAAATCTGTTGCGCATGAACAGGAGAATGGAAAGCTGGAACAAGATCTGGGAGCTGGTGAGGCTATCAAATTTGGCTCACATGGAGATGAATCTGCTAAAGGGGAAGCTAATGATGTTGCTGATTCCAATACCCCGAAGAACGCTGCTGAAGAGTGGCCTGCGCCTAAGCAGATTCATTCGTTTTATTTTGTCAGGTGCAGGCCTTATGATGATCCATCcatcaaaactaagattgatCTGCTTGATAAAGAGATCAGCAAGAAAAATCAAGCTCGGTTTCAGATCACTGAAGCACTGAAGGCAAAGCGG TCGGAACGATCAGAGTTGATTTCTCAGATTAAGATTCTAAGAGGTGACAGCAAGCAATTTCAGACTATCTTTGATGAGAAAATGAAGGAGATTGAGCCTCTGCAGCAGGCATTGGGAAAGATGCGTAATAATCGCAGTGGTATATGCTCATCTGAGGAGGAACTCAATGATGTT ATATATAGCTTACAGTACCGCATTCAGCACGAGAGCATTCCATTGACTGAGGAAAAGCAAATCCTCCGAGAAATCAAGCAGCTTGAAGGGACAAGGGAGAAAGTTATTGCTAACGCTGCAATCAGGACCAAGTTGCAGGATACTATTGGGCAGAAAGATGTCATCCAAGATCAGGTTAAG CTTATAGGTGGGGATTTGGATGGTGTGAAGAAGGAGAGACAAGCGATTCGGTCCAAAATCCTTAAAATTGATGATGAGCTGAAAACCATCGACACTGCTATCCAGACTCTGCAGGAAGAGCTTGCAGGTGTTACTCAGAAGAGGGAACAGACTTTTGAGAGCATTCAGAAGCTTAGGAAACAGCGTGATGAGGGG AACTCCTATTTCTACCAAAGTCGTACACTTCTGACCAAGGCACGAGATCTGGCCGCTAAGAAAGATGTTAATGCTCTTGATGAACTTTCACAGACAGAG GTTGAGAAATTCATGTCACTTTGGAACGGTGGCAAAACTTTCAGGGATGATTACGAGAAGAGAATCTTATCATCATTGGACATGCGACAGCTGAGTCGGGACGGGCGCATGAGGAACCCTGACGAGAAGCCACTGCTGGAAGAACCAAAACCTGCTGTGACTGAGCCATTACCAAGAGCCATCGCGAAACAGCCAAAGGAGGAGCCTAAGCCTTCTCCGGTAGAAACTTTGGCTGCTCAGAAAGAAACCAAAACTAAAGGCAGGGATTTGAAAACTAAGTCGGATAATGATGATTATGAATTTGAAAATCCTCATAAGGATACCCCTGCTGCGAAAGAGCCTGAAATCGATCCAGCAAAGGCAAAAGAGATTAAAAGAGAAGAGGAAATTGCAAAAGCGAAGCTGGCTGCGGAAAGGAAGAAGAAGTTGGCCGAGAAAGCTGCAGCCAAAGCAGCTCTCAAAGCTCAAAAGGAAGCTGAGAAGAAGCTTAAG GACCGTGAGAAGAAGGCGAAGAAGAAATCAGGAGCTGTTACCATTCCCCAGGAGGAACAGGAAGCTGCAGAGGTCGAGGCAACCGAACCCGAAAAGGTTAATGATGTTGTTGAGGCCGCGGCTCCAGTGAAGGAAAAGGTGACAAAGGAGAGCAGTCTGAGGTCCAGAAGCCGAGCAAAGGGACCAGAGTCGATTCCAAAAGCTATTCTGAAGCGCAAGAAGTCCAACAATTACTTGATATGGATTGCTGTTGCTGCTTTGTTAGTCGTGCTGCTGTTGGTGCTCGGATACACCTATGTTCTCTAA